Proteins from one Corvus cornix cornix isolate S_Up_H32 chromosome 19, ASM73873v5, whole genome shotgun sequence genomic window:
- the SPATA22 gene encoding spermatogenesis-associated protein 22, whose protein sequence is MKRSLADTSTRSTAGCLPVPLFNQKKRTRQPLTSNPLKNEPGIGSGTRSYDFSPTSFGWGTANPEVDELQKAANSGQTELPMGPSLTKPPNASKFNLANAGKTLAACRNRNEYTPLGNPVNSRSGNGTTRKFENFSSSLKTVQEQKHPDNRNPSQLIKTDTYKGQWPVKPNTVSRSLQDHSPAYKFNYNIQQNKMNENRFDCVPEDKSQEISSSQVKTKIKKNSLRILSAVIQSVRYWSQYAYKTALLFEVLGTLDSAVTPGAYGAKNFLLRDGKETLPCVFYEIDRELPRLIRGRVHRCMGNYDAKRNIFKCVSVRPASAQEQNTFQDFVKIADVEMTAYVKTLNEM, encoded by the exons atgaaaaggagttTAGCTGATACCTCAACTCGCAGCACAGCAG gttGTCTGCCTGTACCACTGttcaatcagaaaaaaagaactagGCAGCCCCTCACTTCAAATCCACTTAAAAATGAGCCAGGTATTGGTTCTGGGACTCGTAGTTATGACTTCTCTCCCACATCCTTTG GCTGGGGAACTGCAAACCCAGAAGTGGATgaactgcagaaagcagcaaacagTGG CCAAACAGAACTTCCAATGGGTCCTTCCCTTACGAAACCACCAAATGCATCAAAGTTTAATTTAGCAAATGCTGGAAAAACCTTGGCTGCCTGCAG GAACAGAAATGAATATACTCCTTTAGGTAACCCAGTAAATTCAAGGTCTGGTAATGGAACTACTCGAAAGTTTGAGAACTTTTCAAGCAGTTTGAAAACTGTCCAGGAGCAAAAACACCCTGACAATCGTAACCCATCTCAGCTCATCAAAACAGACACGTACAAAGGACAGTGGCCAGTGAAACCCAACACTGTGTCAAGAAGTCTGCAGGATCATAGTCCAGCATATAAATTTAACTACAAtattcaacaaaataaaatgaatgaaaaccGATTTGATTGTGTCCCAGAAGACAAAAGTCAG GAAATTTCATCATCTCaagtaaaaactaaaataaaaaagaattctttgCGAATCCTGTCTGCAGTCATTCAAAGTGTGAGGTACTGGAGTCAATATGCCTATAAAACTGCTCTGTTATTTGAAGTTTTAG GCACACTGGATTCTGCAGTCACACCTGGAGCATATGGGGCAAAGAACTTTCTTCTGAGAGATGGAAAGGAGACCCTGCCTTGCGTGTTTTATGAAATC GACCGTGAGCTTCCACGACTAATTAGAGGTCGAGTGCACAGGTGCATGGGAAACTATGATgcaaaaaggaacattttcaaGTGCGTCTCTGTAAGACCAGCAAGTGCTCAAGAACAGAACACTTTCCAAGACTTTGTTAAAATTGCAGATGTGGAGATGACAGCATATGTAAAAACTCTGAATGAAATGTAG
- the ASPA gene encoding aspartoacylase produces the protein MSSPCAPVRRVGLFGGTHGNELSGVLLVRHWQQDGAEIQRPGVEVKPFLTNPRAVERCTRYIDCDLNRVFDPESLGRPVVEDIPYEVRRAQEINHIFGPKGSDDAYDLIFDLHNTTSNMGGTIILENSRDDFTIQMVHYIKNALAPEPCPVLLIEHPSLKYATTRSVAKHPVGVEVGPQPQGVARGDVLDKMRKIVKHGLDFVQLFNEGKEFPPCTIEVFKIMEKVDYPRNKNGEITAIIHPKLQDQDWQPLKNGDPLFLTLGGEIIPYQGNCTVYPTFINEAAYYEKNQAFVKTEKIKLTAKHLRSSVSDQSTS, from the exons atgAGTTCCCCGTGTGCCCCGGTGAGACGGGTCGGGCTCTTCGGGGGCACTCATGGCAATGAATTATCGGGGGTGCTCCtggtcaggcactggcagcaggatggagcCGAGATCCAGAGACCAGGAGTGGAAGTGAAACCATTCCTCACCAACCCCAGGGCTGTGGAGAGGTGCACGAGGTACATTGACTGTGATCTCAACCGGGTTTTTGACCCCGAGAGTCTTGG CAGGCCAGTGGTGGAAGATATTCCATATGAAGTGAGGAGGGCTCAGGAAATCAATCATATATTTGGTCCCAAAGGTAGTGATGATGCCTATGACCTTATTTTTGACCTTCACAACACCACTTCTAACATGGGTGGTACCATTATTCTTGAAAACTCCAGGGATGACTTTACAATTCAAATGGTTCATTATATCAAG AACGCTTTGGCTCCAGAACCTTGTCCTGTTCTGCTGATTGAACATCCCAGCCTGAAATATGCAACAACTCGATCTGTGGCAAAACATCCTGTTG GTGTTGAGGTGGGGCCCCAGCCACAAGGTGTTGCTAGAGGTGATGTTTTGGACAAAATGAGGAAGATTGTCAAACATGGCCTTGATTTTGTGCAACTTTTTAATGAAG GAAAGGAATTTCCACCATGCACCATCGAGGTGTTTAAAATAATGGAGAAAGTAGATTATCCCAGGAATAAGAATGGTGAAATTACTGCTATAATTCATCCTAAACTACAG GATCAAGACTGGCAGCCACTAAAGAATGGTGATCCTCTATTTTTGACTCTTGGTGGAGAAATAATTCCATATCAGGGGAACTGTACAGTCTATCCAACATTTATTAATGAAGCTGCATATTATGAAAAGAACCAAGCTTTtgtaaaaacagagaaaatcaaACTCACTGCAAAACACCTCAGGTCATCAGTCTCAGACCAGAGCACTTCTTAA